The Plasmodium brasilianum strain Bolivian I chromosome 14, whole genome shotgun sequence genome contains a region encoding:
- a CDS encoding DNA-directed RNA polymerase subunit alpha, with translation MIVIEIQFSSSSVSNNINIRNKSNNIKRYYVNEQVGKTNSQNRDIYKFGAFDEEGYEKADNEQLNNEDEFHRYDVLDEEGEHNLDGLNLGDNDEGLADYDEDIAADGEGRTGNGKGLADDDEGIMDDDKKWIESKSHVTDKHRYNVYDNEIIKKDTKEIDLQKMDQIDKEKGKLPPYIYESGKAYEGMSMDYEPEVYDFHTYNKYFDDLCKEKKSTIDSYQLDKNLLDDTYFDAKKGGPKTFGFRFKQIQPVKYHEGRAYTYFFMHSHDVELSPIFLNAFRRVAIKHLKGGRVTALRIPNMKHEFYCIVGVRENFFDLAQNLRQITFKNVPEDADMDNYIMGKFRIKGPMIVVAGHMQLPDNIEIINKNQYICSVAAGSYLEMDVKIESIEEYVMPEYGSQSRNRDICKDNFIHFSSSCTPVEHFGFIGQRRGINLDTLGEINILEMHTDGSITPKTALLKTIDYISENFQYIENALYRNCHTCDDGSIDEEFRNPEFYMAKDRYVDVPWNKYKSTSEELEDTKKWLYRKDVHRQYNIDPESEESKQERDILWENKKKLQSEIDKRKEQLKKEPSTSEGEIVPNEERHDCLLDWPVDKSERNMDPPRWVIERPLDKSPHIGHEEIYDEGI, from the exons ATGATTGTTATTGAGATTCAATTCTCAAGCAGCAGTGtgagtaata ATATTAACATACGAAACAAGAGTAATAATATCAAACGATATTACGTAAATGAACAAGTAGGTAAGACAAATTCTCAAAACagagatatatataaatttggtGCATTTGATGAAGAGGGCTATGAAAAAGCAGATAACGAGCAGTTAAACAATGAAGATGAATTTCATCGATACGATGTTTTGGATGAGGAGGGTGAGCACAACTTAGATGGTTTAAACTTAGGGGATAATGATGAAGGTTTAGCGGACTATGATGAAGATATAGCTGCTGATGGTGAAGGACGAACGGGTAATGGTAAAGGATTAGCGGATGATGATGAAGGCATAATGGATGATGACAAAAAGTGGATTGAATCAAAAAGTCATGTGACGGATAAACATAGATATAATGTATAcgataatgaaataataaaaaaggacaCAAAAGAAATAGACTTACAAAAAATGGATCAAATAGATAAGGAAAAAGGTAAATTAcctccatatatatatgaaagtGGAAAAGCATACGAAGGTATGTCAATGGACTATGAGCCAGAGGTATACGAttttcatacatataataaatactttGATGACCTAtgtaaagagaaaaaatcaACAATTGATTCTTATCAGCTGGATAAGAATTTATTAGATGATACATATTTTGATGCAAAAAAGGGAGGACCAAAAACATTTGGCTTTAGATTCAAGCAAATTCAACCTGTAAAATATCATGAGGGTAGAGCATAcacgtatttttttatgcattcaCATGATGTAGAATTATctccaatttttttaaatgcttTTAGAAGAGTAGcaataaaacatttaaaaggAGGTAGAGTTACGGCATTGCGAATACCTAATATGAAACATGAATTTTACTGTATAGTTGGTGTaagagaaaatttttttgatttagCACAAAACTTGAGACAAATAACTTTCAAAAATGTGCCTGAAGATGCAGATATggataattatataatgggTAAATTTCGAATAAAGGGTCCAATGATAGTTGTTGCTGGACATATGCAATTACCTGACAATattgaaattattaataagaatCAGTATATATGCTCCGTTGCTGCAGGGAGTTATTTAGAAATGGatgtaaaaatagaaagTATTGAAGAATATGTTATGCCTGAATATGGGTCGCAGTCAAGAAATAGAGATATATGTAAAGATAACTTTATACATTTTAGTAGTAGCTGTACACCAGTAGAACATTTTGGTTTTATAGGTCAAAGAAGAGGAATTAATTTAGATACTTTAGgtgaaattaatattttagaaatGCATACAGATGGATCCATAACGCCCAAAACAGCTCTATTAAAAACAATAGATTATATTTCagaaaattttcaatatatagaaaatgcATTGTATCGTAATTGTCATACATGTGATGATGGATCAATTGATGAAGAATTTAGGAATCCAGAATTTTATATGGCCAAGGACAGATACGTAGATGTACCatggaataaatataaaagtactTCAGAAGAATTAGAAGATACCAAAAAATGGCTATATAGAAAGGATGTACACAgacaatataatatagacCCGGAAAGTGAGGAATCAAAGCAAGAAAGAGATATTTTATgggaaaataagaaaaaattacaaagCGAAATTGACAAAAGAAAagaacaattaaaaaaagaacctTCTACGTCTGAGGGAGAGATTGTGCCAAACGAAGAAAGACATGATTGTTTACTTGATTGGCCTGTAGATAAATCGGAAAGAAATATGGATCCACCTAGGTGGGTTATTGAAAGACCCTTGGATAAAAGTCCTCATATTGGACACGAAGAAATTTACGATGAAGGAATTTGA